The Colias croceus chromosome 19, ilColCroc2.1 genome contains the following window.
TACTCCACTACATACTGGCCGCGGTGGAAAGGACGCGTGGCTATAACTCCACGACCTTTGCCATCGAAATAAGCAACCTGTAAAgtcattgatattttttaccatccatcttttttttgtaatgCATTTACATAAATCTAGATCCACAAAAGTTGCAAGTGTAGTTAGAAGACATAACACCCCAtaaatttcttatataatattatttatttcttatagaTAAATTTCCATATTCTATGTTTAACAAgaattttagttattaaaacTTAACTAATCTTTGTATACTTTTGTAATTGACGGCAGAGCAAACGTAGCagaaatatagatattataggtgcaaaaatgtaaaaatcaCCTGTAACCCATCCTCTTTTTGTTCCCTGATTGCTCTCTCCAAGTCCCTCATCTTTTCAGCCATGACACATTTTGAAGTCTTTCTTACACTGCGTCTCACAGGAAAGTATTCAGTTAATTTATGATTGCTGCCATTCACAGCCTTAGATTCAACTTTAGCAGTCTTTTCAATTGGCGAGGGAGATGGAGGGTTCTCTATTTTGGGACTTTTTAACTCCTCCTTAAAGTATTCAGTGAGTTTGTGACTTTCAGCTGTTCGAGCAGCTGCGCGGGCTGCGCGAGATCTCACATTGATACCGTTTGTCATTATGCTGATACCGTTGTTGGTTTTAAGAGGTTTAGATTTAGTTTCTTTCTTAATTGGTGGTTCTGATGTTACTTCTTCATTTTCAGTTTTTGTTGGTGTTGCAACCACTATTCTGTAggaaaataatagatttattatGTAGTTTCACAACTATatcatataaaaagtaaaaaaaaaaaggttagttttattaaaagtacTAGAAGTAAACTGAATATGgctattttgttaaatatattttaagtacctGCGCTTTCTATAATTTCTTTTGGGCTTTACTATCTTTTCTTCAAATAGCTCAATGCGATGAGGAGTTTTCACACCCTCCTGGGATGCCATCAGACTAttgactgaaatattttttaataaataagttgtaGGTACATCGAATTACAGAAATTATTACTTCTAaaacatataggtaatatgtaattctatattaatttaaataaagaacaCAAGAGatactgttaaaaaaattaaaacgttaTCTGAACCCACGCGCATCCGTACCACATTGCAattgcatattttaataaattatcaaaggTAGGATTTTTTGGACATAACCTTACTTTTCTACTACCCCCAGGAACAAAGGAATAATAGctacttgaaataaattacGGGAATAGCGTTAATTAAACGAAAAAGATTCACTCACCTCGAACCATTTCAACTTGAACTTGATTAACACTGAATAAAAGCCACGGAAATGCATCGAAAAAAATAGACCTTTCGGATAAAAACAAACTACACAAATAGGTAGACACAAATTACAAGTGTTTTGTAATAGACCTTGTCAAATTCAACTGGTAATCATTAAACAGCTTGTGTGCATATTTCTAAGATTAAAAACTCTAACGTCACATTTTaagcaaaatatataaaactacgaaaataaattagttttgttataaatacatttaaaatcgACAAAATTTATTCCCAAAGCATCACTTGAAATGTCAACTGTTGGACGAGAAGCGACAATAGACAACCATTAAACgctttttttttagaaatggACGCTTACTTTCTATAGTTTATGAAAGTAAATTAACGGGATAGGTACTTGTGAAGATCCGTGAcaggtaaataattttattattgtaataaatttgcTTGCGTGataagtatgtttattacattcaccattaaataataaatattttttaacaataataattaatctaaatGTACGGTCTAGGGATTCTGTTTCGGCAAGAACAAGACATATTGGTTCTATACATTGAGCAATAATTAATGGAAATTTTATGAAGAGAATTTACAATGTTTTAATGTGGTTGTGggtttcaatattatttatgattatttacaaGACAAACTGCCACGTACCTATAATACTGTATAATACCTTTAAACGACGTTGTGTGCACGTTACATCAGCTTTAATATGGCTTACagattaacaataaaaaaatatccattaataatCTGGGATAtgggtttattttattataatatgtcagtgtcagtgtcattttgttaaatacgaggcaatttgaatttataattaaatttgttttgctttgcatcaacaaaaaaatagcAACAGCTCAACagcaaacaatattaatatttattaaattaggtattatttCATCAATTCTTAGATTTAATAGGCACGATATGGCAAAAAGAACTTGTTATGTATGGGatcaaaatttattagaaCAATGTGATCGTTTGCCTGCTGTTACTAACAGAGTAAGTcgagttaattaatatttttattaatgaattaaaaaatctagacAACTCTCTTTAAACAATTCGTTATTTACAGGCTTCTATGATACATAGTCTTATTACAGCATATGAGCTTACAGAAAAGATGCAAAATGTAAATTCTGTTCCAGCAACAGTtgaagatttaaaattatttcatacagAAAGGTACCTAGATCATTTAAAAACCCTGGAAGTTATTGATGAAGATTACATATCTCATACGCAAGATGAAGAGTTCGGAATtggtaataaaaatgaaacccaaTGTGGATTTAGTTAGacatgttgttagttattattaaaatgatgtattaatatttacagGATATGATTGTCCGCCGGTATGCGAGATGTACAAGCTTGTATCTGTTATTGCTGGAGGCTCCATAACTGCCGCAAAATGTCTGCTCCTAGGCATTGCAGATGTAGCGATCAATTGGTGCGGTGGATGGCACCATGCACAGaggtttgaaaaatatattgttcttAATAGCTTTGTATTGAAAcagcaatttaaaaaaatatatatataatcgtctttgaattattttaggTCTGGTGCAGAAGGTTTTTGTTATGTTAATGATATAGTGTTATGTATAGAAAAGTTGAAACAAAAATTTCAAAGAGTCCTCTATATTGACTTAGATGTTCATCATGGTATGGTAATATTACATTTGTTCAGTTACTAGGAgatcattttttataactcCTCAATCCTATTCATTTTTTGAAGATAGATTTTTGCTTTTTACAAAGGTAgtctaaaaaaattaacgtttttttttctgagTGGCTTGGTCTCTTATTAATCTCTTGAAGTCTCTTATTAATGGggacaattaaaataagatttgACTATGTTTTAATACATAACCAAAGCTAGCTGTAATTTTTTCACAGGTAATGGTGTCCAAGATGCATACAACTTAAGTAAATCAGTGTTCACACTGTCATTGCACAAATATGAGGCTGGATTTTATCCAGGAACCGGCTGTATAGATGACATAGGCACTCTAACTGGCAAAGGGTTCATGTGTAATGTCCCACTGTATGCAGCATACTGTGATGATACATTTGAATATGTGTTTGAAAAGTGGGTCATGTAGttgatttattgtaaatttaattactagaagctaattatattatggtaTCATATCATTTTTGTATGGCTTAGTTTGAGtatacagacaaaaaatattaaaacattttaaatacataccaAACATATTTTCTCCTTTTAAAAAACAGCAGTTGCACAAAACCTGCTTTCAAGATGATAGAATCCTGTTCTTAAATGAAGTATTGagaaagcatttttttttgttttcagaaTATTTGAGAAAGTATATGAAAAGTTTGAGCCAGAAGCTGTAGTTGTACAATGTGGGGCCGACGCACTCGCAAGGGATCCAAATGGTGGTGCTGGGTTGACAACAAAGAGTTACTGTAAATGTATTAGGGATGtattgaataagaataaaccTACAGTTCTTTTAGGTGGAGGTATGTTATCTGCATTATTTGGTAATTTTAGTATTTGACACCTAAACTATGcgatttaacaataattatcataataatttttgaaatagagatgaaaattttctatttttttttttctatttcataGGAGGATATAATCATAGCAATGCAGCAAGACTTTGGGCTTCTATCACAGCATTAGTTGTTGGAGTTGATTTAGATGAAAATATACCTGAACATGATTATTGGCCACAGTATGGACCTGATTTTATGCTCAATATTCATCCATTACTGACCAAAGATGAAAACTCTAGGAAATATCTAGATCATTGTATAGCAAGAATTACAGGTACacaaaagataaaaaagtcaaaaataatttcaattcacattaaacagtaaatattaacataacaCCTTTTCACAGATAACTTAGAAAAACATCTGAGCTCAAATACGCGCCAAAAACACAAGCAATGCAATCATGATGCAATAGAAGAGGATAATAGTGAAATTGTGCATATGAGTAAtcaattcaaaaaatataagatgACACTTTACCATAATAACATGACTAATACAGAAATTAGTGATACCTCCAAGACtgatgtatataattttattgaataaatgtaatatgtaattgtgatattcatttttttcctTGTTTTTTTGATGACACAGTTGTAGATTGATTTTTTgccaataatataataatgtttattcgCAGTGTATTCAAAAACTGTTTTTATCAATCTGGTAATTGAGGAAAACTAAACTTGAAGTGAATAATAATGagacaacaaaatattatgttaacatGAGTATGAAAAGTAGTTAAATCTGTTCACTATTTTTTGAATGAACAACAAATGGAAGCagttaaaattcaatttttcgTTTTATTAACGCTACCTTGGAAGAAGTATTTAGAAGCTTAGTACCTCGCTGGCAGGAAAGAGGCTTTAAAATTGGTGAGCATCGGTTAACAAATCTTCGCTTTGCTGATGATATTGTCCTCTTTTCCTCTACATCCTCAGAGTTACAAACGATGCTCGAAGACCTGAGCGATGCAAGCCTTAGGGTTGGACTTACGATGAACATGACCAAAACAAAGATAATGACTAATAGCACCAAAACCACCATCATTGTCGAGGGTGGGTCAGTTGCATATGTCGATGAGTATACCTATCTTGGCCAAATAGTTTCTTTCCAAGCAAGACAGGATAAAGAAATTGGTAAACGTATTGAGAACGCTTGGAGAAGCTTTTGGTCGATGAAAGAGCTGATGAAAGGAAAGATGCCTCTTTCACTAAAGCGAAGACTCATGGACATGTGCATCTTACCCATCCTCACCTACGGTGCACAGACTTGGTCATTGACTGATCGCCAAAAGTTCGCACTTGGGGTTTGCCAAAGATCGATGGAGCGCAGTATTTTGGGCGTAAAACTTACGGATCGCGTCCAAAATGAGATACTGCGCTCAAAAACACAGATAATCGATGTTGCTCATAAAGCTGCTGAGCTGAAATGGAACTGGGCTGGCCATGTTTGCCGAATGTCGGAGGAGTTGTGGGCAAAAATTACCACTTTGTGGATCCCCAACAAGGACAAAAGGCTGCGCGGCAGGCCCAGGACAAGATGGCGGGACGAGCTTGATTCCCATTTAGCAGATTGGAGCAAAATTGCTCAAAATAGGGAGAAATGGATTGAGGGAAGAGAGGCCTTTGCTCAGCAGTGGGACAGCCATggctcataataataataataaataattattctgaGCAAGATAGCCCATAAAGTGTGTATCAAATATCcagttttatatttgtattaacaTACTGGATGTCCTTGCTTATGGCAAAGTGATGGTTATATATaagtaactaattaataattatcttacaaaataaaaaaagcaacttgaaaaaaaatatttatttaaggttCTTTCACTGAACAGTTCAACACACAGcaagatatataatattaatgcataaacttataagaaaattaaataatgtagTAATCTGTAAAGTGTAGTTGAAAATATGACAACAATATATCaaccaataatataaaatatatttcaattaatataaacatattattggtTGATAATCACACATTCTAACAATAGGCGCATAGAATAAACTTTTgttctttaatttataaactgtTGATTCAGTactcatttatatattattatgtatttacatatCATATTAATACAGTTTAGGCCAAAGCCACACATTACCTGATGTTCATTGACAATATatgaaattacaataattcaatttttttttacttctcATCAACAGGAAATAAAAAGagacatgaaaatattaaacatatcTTCATATGaaactaataatttaagtaaaggATCCATAAACCACTTCCCATTCAAATTTTAAAGTCACCCCTAgtcgaaaataaaaatgaagcgATTAATTCAAGCCGATCATTATCTATTACATCTAAACTGATTTTACATACAGTGCATAGTGTATTGCAAGCAATGTGgacatttaatatgattattatttttatccctTTAggcataaaaatacataaacagcTTTAGCTTAGTATGGTCTAAGATGATTAGAATCTTGTATGAATTACTCAAGCAACAATGTAAATGCAGTTCTTATTTGAATGACTATactgttataatatgtaacataagaaataataaaataagtatctatttTTATCTAGCTGAGGCTATAATAACTTCACACAAGCGGTCTAATCACATTAGACTAACTTTGCTGTAAAAATAACTCAATCCATAGTTTAATCTGTTGGTCTCTTTTCACTATGTTTTTTGGTAAATTCCTCTGCATTCTTTGTGAACTTTTTCCTGTCTTTAAGGAATTCTTCAGCTAACTCTGCACGTAAGGGATGTTCAGGTTCTGGATCATTGACAAGCGCAACAAGAGCTTGGATAACtgtaaattacaaattttgttgaattttCATTGCCACTGAAAGCTTTCAgtcaatttgttttataggAATATATTTAGGATACTTACCTTGATCAGTCTTAGTTGCTGGTTTCCAATTTTCAGCACTAATGATGGGTAAACAAACTTGACCCTTCTCATCAATGTTTGGGTGAtagattttagttttaaaacttatttttggTGGCTTGAAAGGATACTCTGCAGGGAAGTTAATCTCAATACGGAATGCACCTTTGTTGTAGGGAGGATTGTCCTGTATcagtcataattattttaatttagaaaaatgtattataaaacaatataatatgaaataaatttcattgtcGCTCATtagatgtaaaatataattttcaaactAGGACACTACTTACAGGAACAATCAATCCTTGCCAAGTTAATATATTTGATTCATCAACCTGAATGTCCCTAAAAGATTTCAGTCCAGACTGTCTGATGTCATTGAGCTCCTGAAAAATGAAGATGTAGTGCTTCTAACTTGGTACTTTGTAGATACCGATAGGATTTAAAaccaaattttataataactaatcttattacatatatatgtGGCACCGCTATCACAtttaaatcgatttatttattttaatttttcttaggAAATATTGTCATGAGAGGTTTCACATAAAAATTGCGATCGACCTTACCTTTTGAAGTCTTCTAGTCGCTGCCATCGTAATCTAATTTAtagaattataattactttaaaattcaGAACACACTCGTACTATTATCTTATTAAATAGCTGTCCACTTTAACAACATAATTCGTAATTAATATTGCCGAAAATATGAGTCAGTTCAGTTTCAGTATTGAATGAAATGTCAATGAGGTGTTCAGATGTCTATCGGCAGAATTGAAGGCGGCCATTGTTGTTCAGACTTCAGTTCCGTTATACGGTTAATCGGTATTACGGTGTATCAATTTTATGCTGAAAGTCATCTCAATTTTGAAGTTGATTACTATtaacacaattattatattaaccaggtttccgcccgcgacttcgcccgcgcaatcaaagaaaaacccgcatagttaccgttcccgtgggatttccgggattgcgtcattttcccgggataaaatatgtcctttctcgggtatcaaaatatctctatatcaaatttcataaaaattggttcagtagtttaggcgtgattgagtaacagacagacagacagagttactttcgcatttataatattagtatggatttcacGCTCTGCCAAACAACCATCAGTATCACATCAGTATTTGTAGaatatttcaatacatatatacttatttaaaaagcaaAGGTGACTAATGacttacttaatgatctaagctAATGACCCTTTTAATAATCTAAGTAATGACCTAATGACTGATCAGTCACCGCTGTGAATAGTATGTAACTAATACCACGGTCCCAATATACTCTTATTGGTCCAtgccaagaagcttatatctaataccaagttggtgtgaaagggataaaaaacatacaggcgtcattcaaggtcatattttcttgtgacaagttattgtttatagtgcaatctccagtgtattaggctaagcgcgcaccacgattttaatttttgcgacACGATTTCAAAATCGCGCTGTAGAAAATCGCAGAGAGTACGGTGCGCGCACAgcgataatttaatagtgatCCTTACTCACTTTCATCATGGATTTCGTACAAGTTGCTTgtctttatttactacttcggaggataagaagaaaaaaaaaaagaaaattcgtcTATATTGGACTCATTTTTTTACAGCAGATAGAATTctcaaaagtttattttatccatactaatattattaatgcgaaagtaactctgtctgtctgtaaatttggtatagagatattttgatacccgagaaagggcATAGGatcggttttatcccggaaatcgggaactatgcgggtttttctttgactgcgtgggtgatgccgcgggtggaaagctagtcagaaatacaataaacttcggatgtatcccaaaaaattctttagccatttatagaatgaaaatttcGCCAAAAGGCCGCCCtttgtgcttttttattttttttattattgtaacctttatgtatattttgtttcttgtacaataaagtgttaaataaataaatttaaaccttTGACAGATTACTGAATTTATGTTTACcaaacagtacctacctataccacTACGATGTTTACTGTTGGACAGACGAAACACAAGTGAAGTGCCGGCCGGGCCCGAGTGTGCGATTTTATTATCGCAGTGCGCGCGGTAccatacaatttcatattctgCATTTCATTTTTGCGACAATCGCGTCGCGAGCAGTCGCAGCAAAATGTgacaaatcacaattttaaaatcgctgCCATTATTTAATCGCATGTGCGCGCATTGTCATAGTAACTCATACGTTGTATTTCTGCGATAAAATAATCACGCTGCATAAAgtcgtggtgcgcgcttagccttaggctaagcgcgcaccacgattttaatttttgcgacACGATTTCAAAATCGCGCTGTAGAAAATCGCAGAGAGTACGGTGCGCGCACAgcgataatttaatagtgatCCTTACTCACTTTCATCATGGATTTCGTACAAGTTGCTTgtctttatttactacttcgcaggataagaagaaaaaaaaaaagaaaattcgtcTATATTGGACTTATTCTTTTACAGCACATAGAATTGTCAAAGGTTtcttttatccatactaatattataaatgcgaaagtaactctatctgtctgtaaatttggtatagagatattttgatacccgagaaaggacataggatcggttttatcccggaaatcccacgggaacgggaactatgcgggtttttctttgactgcgcgggcgatgccgcgggtggaaagctagtcagaAATACAATGAACTTCGGATGTATCCCAAAAAATTCTTTAGCtattatagaatgaaaattccgccaaaaggccgccctttgtgcttttttattttttttattattgtaacctttatgtatattttgtttcttgtacaataaagtgttaaataaataaataaattcaaaccttTGACAGATTACTGAATTTAT
Protein-coding sequences here:
- the LOC123700481 gene encoding histone-lysine N-methyltransferase PR-Set7; amino-acid sequence: MVRVNSLMASQEGVKTPHRIELFEEKIVKPKRNYRKRRIVVATPTKTENEEVTSEPPIKKETKSKPLKTNNGISIMTNGINVRSRAARAAARTAESHKLTEYFKEELKSPKIENPPSPSPIEKTAKVESKAVNGSNHKLTEYFPVRRSVRKTSKCVMAEKMRDLERAIREQKEDGLQVAYFDGKGRGVIATRPFHRGQYVVEYVGELVGVAEARERERKYAQDPNAGCYMYYFRLQDQQYCIDATSESGRLGRLVNHSRNGNLSTKAVWVDGPRLVLLAAQDISAGEELTYDYGDRSKESLRHHPWLAL
- the LOC123700476 gene encoding histone deacetylase 8-like — its product is MAKRTCYVWDQNLLEQCDRLPAVTNRASMIHSLITAYELTEKMQNVNSVPATVEDLKLFHTERYLDHLKTLEVIDEDYISHTQDEEFGIGYDCPPVCEMYKLVSVIAGGSITAAKCLLLGIADVAINWCGGWHHAQRSGAEGFCYVNDIVLCIEKLKQKFQRVLYIDLDVHHGNGVQDAYNLSKSVFTLSLHKYEAGFYPGTGCIDDIGTLTGKGFMCNVPLYAAYCDDTFEYVFEKIFEKVYEKFEPEAVVVQCGADALARDPNGGAGLTTKSYCKCIRDVLNKNKPTVLLGGGGYNHSNAARLWASITALVVGVDLDENIPEHDYWPQYGPDFMLNIHPLLTKDENSRKYLDHCIARITDNLEKHLSSNTRQKHKQCNHDAIEEDNSEIVHMSNQFKKYKMTLYHNNMTNTEISDTSKTDVYNFIE
- the LOC123700492 gene encoding ubiquitin-conjugating enzyme E2 L3; translated protein: MAATRRLQKELNDIRQSGLKSFRDIQVDESNILTWQGLIVPDNPPYNKGAFRIEINFPAEYPFKPPKISFKTKIYHPNIDEKGQVCLPIISAENWKPATKTDQVIQALVALVNDPEPEHPLRAELAEEFLKDRKKFTKNAEEFTKKHSEKRPTD